One segment of Drosophila mauritiana strain mau12 chromosome 3R, ASM438214v1, whole genome shotgun sequence DNA contains the following:
- the LOC117145060 gene encoding chymotrypsin-2, translating to MAFARFLFYILLFSLLYCDALAVEPFIVGGQNAAEGDAPYQVSLQTLLGSHLCGGAIISDRWIITAGHCVKGYPASRLQVATGTIRYAEPGAVYYPDAIYLHCNYDSPKYQNDIGLLHLNESISFNTLTQAVELPKSSFPRGASELVFTGWGSQSAAGTLPSQLQRVQQQHLSSPACESMMSAYEDLQLGPCHICAYRQSNIGACHGDSGGPLVHQGTLVGILNFFVPCAQGVPDIFMDVMYYRDWMRQTMSGNGKCAQVNQQAIDG from the coding sequence ATGGCGTTTGCACGGTTCCTATTTTATATTCTCCTGTTCAGTTTACTCTACTGTGACGCATTGGCAGTAGAGCCATTCATTGTGGGTGGCCAGAATGCAGCTGAAGGAGATGCCCCCTACCAGGTGTCGCTCCAAACTCTTTTGGGTAGTCACCTATGCGGTGGTGCCATCATATCGGACCGATGGATAATTACTGCTGGTCACTGTGTCAAAGGATACCCGGCCAGCAGACTTCAAGTGGCCACAGGGACAATTCGTTATGCGGAACCAGGAGCTGTCTATTACCCAGACGCCATCTACCTGCACTGCAACTATGACAGTCCCAAATACCAGAATGATATTGGCCTTCTCCACCTGAACGAGAGCATCAGCTTTAACACTCTAACTCAGGCGGTTGAACTACCCAAATCCTCCTTTCCCAGAGGAGCTTCGGAGCTGGTTTTCACCGGATGGGGATCTCAGTCAGCGGCGGGGACGTTGCCATCCCAGCTGCAGCGCgtccagcagcaacatctcAGCTCTCCAGCTTGTGAGTCCATGATGTCCGCCTATGAAGATCTGCAACTGGGACCTTGCCATATTTGTGCATATCGTCAGTCAAATATTGGAGCCTGCCACGGAGACTCTGGAGGTCCTCTAGTTCATCAAGGCACTCTGGTCGGCATACTCAACTTCTTTGTACCCTGTGCTCAGGGAGTGCCGGATATATTCATGGATGTAATGTACTACCGCGACTGGATGCGACAAACGATGAGTGGCAATGGCAAATGTGCACAGGTCAACCAGCAGGCAATAGATGGATAA
- the LOC117145064 gene encoding uncharacterized protein LOC117145064: MRFLTIIALFCVLAGCSCSDSTTSSGYYWDPYSSSWVAYGDSTTSYPYWEDATTSAPVAPSTSRPPCDGKTQGPCANLLKGAQKLYVFY, from the coding sequence ATGAGGTTCTTAACGATTATTGCGTTGTTTTGCGTCTTGGCAGGCTGCTCTTGCTCAGATTCAACTACGTCATCTGGATATTATTGGGACCCATACTCATCATCTTGGGTTGCTTACGGAGATTCTACCACTTCGTATCCCTACTGGGAGGATGCAACTACATCTGCACCTGTTGCTCCGTCAACTTCCAGGCCTCCATGTGATGGAAAAACCCAAGGACCCTGCGCAAATCTTCTAAAGGGTGCACAAAAGCTTTATGTCTTCTATTAA